In Methanosphaera sp. ISO3-F5, a genomic segment contains:
- a CDS encoding 30S ribosomal protein S4e, translated as MANMGSRKHLKRFKAPKTWPIHKKEEKWTTKTSAGPHALDKSLPLVMVLRDILNVAENAREAKIILNNGDVLVDGTARKDHRFPVGFMDVISIPKLNKYYRLIPDYKGRLVLNEIEEKDASFKLVSIENKTTIKGGKTQLNLHDGRNVIIEEDDYKTSDVLLLNVPEQNISDSIKFEVGSLALITGGKHTGEIGKIEEINITKSSKSNTVLIATEEGSFLTLAKYVFVVGTDKPVISLLGDD; from the coding sequence ATGGCAAATATGGGATCAAGAAAACACTTAAAAAGATTTAAAGCACCAAAAACCTGGCCTATACACAAAAAAGAAGAAAAATGGACAACAAAAACAAGTGCAGGGCCACATGCTTTAGATAAATCATTACCTTTAGTAATGGTATTAAGAGATATCTTAAACGTAGCAGAAAATGCACGTGAAGCAAAAATTATCTTAAACAATGGTGATGTATTAGTAGATGGAACAGCAAGAAAAGACCACAGATTCCCTGTAGGTTTCATGGATGTTATTTCCATTCCTAAACTAAACAAATACTACCGTTTAATACCTGACTATAAAGGAAGATTAGTACTAAACGAAATTGAAGAAAAAGATGCATCATTCAAATTAGTAAGCATTGAAAACAAAACCACAATCAAAGGTGGAAAAACTCAATTAAACTTACATGATGGTAGAAACGTTATCATCGAAGAAGATGATTACAAAACAAGTGATGTATTATTATTAAATGTACCAGAACAAAATATTTCAGATTCAATAAAATTTGAAGTAGGTTCATTAGCATTAATTACTGGTGGTAAACACACTGGTGAAATCGGTAAAATCGAAGAAATTAACATCACAAAATCTTCAAAATCAAACACAGTATTAATTGCAACAGAAGAAGGTTCATTCTTAACCTTAGCAAAATATGTATTTGTTGTAGGTACAGATAAACCTGTCATATCATTATTAGGAGATGACTAA
- the rplX gene encoding 50S ribosomal protein L24: protein MSKQPRKQRKALYTAPLHKRHNSMSVHLSDDLRKEFNRRSFPVRKGDEVEIVRGDFKGTEGIVEGVDLKNYRVLVDGASSQKQDGTKLYQPIHPSNLVITDIYLDDERRNSALNRKV from the coding sequence ATGTCAAAACAACCAAGAAAACAACGTAAAGCGTTATATACAGCTCCACTACATAAACGTCACAACTCAATGAGCGTACACTTATCTGATGATTTAAGAAAAGAATTCAACAGAAGATCATTCCCTGTAAGAAAAGGAGATGAAGTTGAAATCGTACGTGGTGACTTTAAAGGAACTGAAGGAATAGTTGAAGGTGTAGATCTTAAAAATTACCGTGTACTTGTTGACGGTGCTTCAAGCCAAAAACAAGACGGTACAAAATTATACCAACCAATTCACCCATCAAACTTAGTAATTACAGATATTTATTTAGATGATGAAAGAAGAAACAGTGCATTAAATAGGAAGGTATAA
- the rpl14p gene encoding 50S ribosomal protein L14, which yields MKAITSKVSKSLPIGARLKCVDNTGAREVEIISVKGFKGVRRRLASAGVGDMVVISVKKGTADMRREVTTAVVVRQKKEYRRADGLRVKFEDNAAVIITEDGVLKGSEIRGPIAKEAADLWPAIGSAASIIV from the coding sequence ATGAAAGCAATTACATCAAAAGTCTCCAAATCACTTCCTATTGGTGCTAGACTTAAATGTGTAGACAATACTGGAGCAAGAGAAGTAGAAATAATTTCTGTAAAAGGATTTAAAGGTGTTAGAAGAAGACTTGCATCTGCAGGTGTAGGTGACATGGTAGTAATTTCCGTTAAAAAAGGAACAGCTGACATGAGAAGAGAAGTTACAACAGCAGTTGTAGTTCGCCAGAAAAAAGAATACAGACGTGCAGATGGTCTCAGAGTTAAATTTGAAGACAACGCAGCTGTAATCATAACAGAAGATGGTGTACTCAAAGGTTCAGAAATCAGAGGACCAATAGCAAAAGAAGCTGCAGATCTTTGGCCTGCAATAGGTAGTGCTGCAAGTATAATCGTATAA
- a CDS encoding 30S ribosomal protein S17 has translation MVGINVKEPENECHDPNCPFHGELSVRGQVIEGTVTSDKADRTITVERSFYKFIKKYERYEKRNSKIQAHKPDCIDVKVGDSVKIAECRQLSKTKHFVLVEVKEGE, from the coding sequence ATGGTAGGCATTAATGTTAAAGAACCAGAAAACGAATGTCACGATCCTAACTGTCCATTTCACGGTGAACTCTCTGTAAGAGGTCAAGTTATAGAAGGAACAGTTACAAGTGATAAGGCAGATCGTACAATAACTGTAGAAAGAAGTTTCTATAAGTTTATTAAAAAATACGAAAGATACGAAAAAAGAAATTCAAAAATACAAGCACACAAACCAGATTGTATTGATGTAAAAGTTGGAGATTCTGTAAAAATAGCAGAATGCAGACAACTTAGTAAAACTAAACATTTCGTGCTAGTAGAAGTTAAAGAAGGAGAATAG
- the rnp1 gene encoding ribonuclease P protein component 1 produces MITPQNVFRHEFIGLTVEVIDSNHEGLIGIHGIIIDETRNTIKIDTGEDEKIIPKENVTLLFTLPNGDKVSIDGKVILARPEDRIKKKFKKIR; encoded by the coding sequence ATGATAACTCCACAAAACGTATTTCGACATGAATTTATTGGATTAACTGTTGAAGTAATTGACAGTAATCATGAAGGATTAATTGGAATACATGGAATAATTATTGATGAAACTCGTAATACTATTAAAATAGATACGGGGGAAGATGAGAAAATTATCCCAAAAGAGAATGTAACATTATTGTTTACATTACCAAATGGTGATAAAGTTTCAATTGATGGGAAAGTTATTTTAGCCCGCCCTGAAGACCGGATAAAAAAGAAATTTAAAAAAATTAGGTGA